A genomic window from Cricetulus griseus strain 17A/GY chromosome 4, alternate assembly CriGri-PICRH-1.0, whole genome shotgun sequence includes:
- the LOC113835352 gene encoding MAP6 domain-containing protein 1: MAWPCISRLCCLARRWNQLDRSDVAVPLTLHGYSDPGSEGPGADCTASRASPSVAGAREPSRAVPLTQYQRDFGVRTARAGTRDAAQERVPGPGGRRGQSSAPPARAVYVLPVGDADAAAVATTSYRQEFQAWTGVKPSRSTKARSARVITTHSSGWDPSPGANFQVPEVRKFTPNPSAIFQTSAPRTLHV, from the exons ATGGCGTGGCCCTGCATCAGCCGGCTGTGCTGCCTGGCCCGGCGCTGGAACCAGCTGGACCGCTCGGATGTAGCGGTGCCGCTGACTCTGCACGGCTACTCGGACCCCGGGAGCGAGGGGCCGGGCGCGGACTGCACCGCCTCCCGGGCGAGCCCGTCGGTGGCAGGCGCGCGGGAGCCCAGCCGCGCCGTGCCGCTCACCCAGTACCAGCGCGACTTCGGCGTGCGGACCGCGCGCGCTGGGACCCGAGATGCGGCGCAGGAGCGCGTGCCCGGGCCGGGCGGCCGCAGGGGCCAGTCTTCGGCGCCCCCCGCCCGGGCGGTCTACGTGCTGCCAGTCGGGGACGCGGACGCAGCTGCGGTAGCGACCACGTCTTATAG GCAGGAATTCCAAGCTTGGACTGGAGTGAAGCCCTCAAGATCCACAAAGGCAAGATCAGCCAGAGTCATCACAACTCACAGCTCTGGATGGGACCCCAGCCCTGGGGCCAACTTCCAG GTTCCGGAAGTGAGGAAATTTACACCAAATCCCTCAGCCATCTTTCAGACGTCAGCTCCCCGGACTCTCCATGTGTGA